The DNA segment AAGGGCAGCACCATTCCCTTGTTCGGCAGCGCCCCGGCCACCATCCCCACGTTCACCATCAGGTGCAGGGCGAACACGCCCGCGGCCCCGGCGCAGAAATAGGCCTCGGCGTGGGTGTGGGCGCCGCGGGCGGCCTCCAGGATCCGCACCAGCAGCAGCCCGAACAGCCCCAGGGCGATGAGGACGCCCACGAAGCCGCGCTCCTCCGCCCACACGCTGAAGGCGAAATCCGTGGTCTTCACCGGCAGGAAGTTGAGCTGGGTCTGGGAACCGCTGGTGAAGCCCTTCCCGATGAGGCCGCCGGATCCGATGGCGATCCGGCTCTGGTTCACCTGGTAGCCCTTCCCCTGGAGGTCCGACGACGGGTCCAGGAAGATCATCACCCGCTGCTTCTGGTAGGGCTTCAGGGCGAACTTCCAGGCCCCGAACCCGCCCACCGTGATCAGCAGCAGCAGCGCCATCACCCACCGAGCCCGGAGGCCCTTCATCAGGGGGATGATCACCAGGATCGGGAGGAAGCTGAGGGCCATGCCCAGATCCGGCTGGCGCTGGACCAGGAGCATGGGAAAGGCCACCAGCCCCACGGCGCCGAACAGCTCCAGCCGCCCGACGGTATCCGGCGGCCGCGAGCCCAGGCGCTGGGCCACGTAGAGCAGCGTCACCCACTTCATCAGCTCCGAGGGCTGGAAGGTCTGGCCCGCGATGACGAACCAGCGGGTGGCGCCGCCGATCTTCTTGCCCACCACCAGCACCGCCGCCAGGGCCACGAGGCCCAGCAGGTAGGCGGGGAAGCTGTAGCGGAAGATGCGGCGCGGGTCCGTGTTGGCGAGCAGCAGCATCAGCAGCAGGCCGAGAACGTTCCAGACGCTCTGTTTGAGCCAGATCCCGGCCTGGGGCGTGTTCCGCCCCGCGGAAAAGAGGGTGAGCGTCCCCAGCAGCATGAGGGCGAGGATCACCCACAGCAGGCGGGGATCCAGGGCGCGGAGACGCTCCCTCATTCCGCCGGCTCCTGGGCCGCGGGCGCGAAGGGATCCACCAGCCGGCCGCGGGGCGGCGGCAGGGGGTTCGACAGGCGGTCCGAGAACCAGTACTTCACGACCTTGGCCGCGATGGGAGCCGCGGCCGTGGACCCGAAGCCCGCGTTCTCCACCACCACGGCGAAGGCGATCTGGGGATTGTCCCGGGGCGCGTAGCCCGCGAACAGGGCGTGATCCTTCAGGTGCTTGGCCTGGCGGGCGTAGTGGCTCTTGTCCACGAAGGTCGCCACCTGGGCCGTGCCGGTCTTGCCCGCGAACGGGATCTCCCGGGCGATCTCGCGGATGAAGGGATTGGCGGCGGCGGTTCCGCTCTGCACCACCTCGGCCAGTCCCTCGTTCAGGGTCTCCCAATAGCGGGCGTCCAGCGGCGTGTCCTTGAAGGGCGGCGGAGGAACCGGCTCCAGGCCGTCGGCGCGGTCCCCGCGGAAGCCGTAGAACAGGTGCGGCGTGATCAACTTCCCCCGGGTGGCGAGGAGGGCGTAGAACCGCGCCAGGCCGATGGGCGTGACGCCGACGGCCCCCTGCCCGATGCCCACGCTGATGGTCTCGCCCGCATACCACTTGGGATCCTTGGGGACCGCCTTGCGCTTCCAGGCCCGGCTGGGGATGCGGGTCCGCTTCTCCCGCGGAAGGTCGATGCCCGTGCGCTCCGTGAGCCCGTACTTCTCGGCCGTGGCGTAGATGTCGTCCACGTCCATCCGCGACGCCAGCTCGTAGAAGTAGACGTCGCAGCTCTGGGCGATGGCCTGCACCATGTTCAGGCCGCCGTGGCCCGTGGGCTTGTCGCAGCGGAAGTCCCGGCCGTAGTAGTTCTTCTTCCCCGCGCAGTAGATCACCGTCTGGGGCGTGGCGATCCCCTTCTCCATGGCCGCCAGCGCCACCAGCAGCTTGAAGGTGGAGCCCGGCGCGTAGATCCCCTGGATGGCCCGGTTGATCATGGGGCGCGTGGGGTTGTTCAGGTAGCGGTCCACCATGTCCTGGCTGAGGCGATTGAGGAACAGGTTCGGATCGTAGGAGGGGCTGGAGTACATGGCCAGGACGCCGCCATCCCGCAGGTCCAGGACCACCGCCGCGCCGGCCTCTTCCCCGTAGGCGTCCTGGACGACCTTCTGGAGGCCCGCGTCCAGGGTGAGGAACAGGCTGCGTCCCGCGGAGGCGTCCTCCTGCCCGAAGTTCGCGACTTCGGTGCCGAGCTGGTCCACGAGGATCCGCCGCTGGCCGTCCACGCCCTTGAGCCGGTCGTTCCCGCTGGCCTCGAAGCCCTCCTTGCCGATGGTCTCACCCAGGCGGAAGAGGCCGGGCTTGGCCTTCATCAGCTCCTCGTCCACCTCCCCCACGTACCCGAGGACGTGCCCGGCCAGCTCGTCGCCGAGGTACACGCGGCGGGGCGCCACATCCACGCTGAGGAAAGGGAAGCGGGCCCGCACGCGCTCGGCCAGGGCGATGCCGGCATCGTCCAGGTTCTCCTTCAGCACCAGCGGCCGGCCCTTGCCCGCCGTGCGGTAGATCTGGATCTTTCGCGCCAGGGCCGCCGCGTCCAGCTCCAGGGCCTGGGCGAGGGCCTCCACCACCTCGGGACGGCCGGGCAGGTCCTCCCGCTGGATCACCAGGTGGAGGGCGCGCCGGTTGTCCACGAGCCGGTGGCCGTTGCGGTCCAGCACCAATCCGCGCGGCGCGGCGATGGGGCGCACCTTGACAGCCTGCTGGAGCGCCAGCTGCCTGAATTCCCCGTGCCGCACCAGCTGGAGCCACGCGTAGATGGAGACGAGGAGCGCCACCAGGCTCCACGCCAGGGCCTTGAACACGCCCAATCGGCGGTCCAGGGCGGGGCGCCGCCGGGCGTCCATCAGCGCCCCCGCGGCGCGGGCTGCAGGTGCGTCAGGCGCCAGGCGGCCCATCCCCACAGGGGAAGCGTGAGCCCGGTCCACAGCCAATCCCAGCCCCAGGGATGGGCGCCGGACGCGAGCCGCACCGCCCCGTGGACGAGGAGGGTATGCAAAACGAGCAGCGAAGCCAGGCGCGCCAGCCAGCCCTTCAGCGTTTCCAGGGGCCACCGCCCCGCCATCCACGCGGCGAAGAGCGCCACGGTCAGGTCGGCCCAGGCCGTCCCCCCCAGGCGGGGCGTGAGGCGGAGGCTGGCTTCGAGGACCCACCCCCCGGCGGCGGCCCACAGGACCGTGAATAGAGGCGAGCCCGGGCGCGGCGCCAGGGCGAGGACCAGCAGGACGTGGAGGACCGGCTGGAGCCGGGGGAACGGCGCGGCCAGCACCAGAAGGCCGAGGACGGCGGCGCACAACAGCGCCTGGCGGAACGCGGAGGGGGCGGCGGACCTCATGGCGCCCCCTTCTTCCGCGGCGGCTTCTGGTCGGGCGCCACGAAGGGGGGCTGGACTTCCAGCGGAGGCTGCGACGGCAGGATCAGTACTGCCGACAGGCGGTCCAGGGGCGCCGACAGGTTCACGATCACGCGGAGTTCGAGGTCGCCCGGCGCCACCTCGGCCACGTAGCCCACCAGCAGACCGCGAGGGAAGACCCGGTCCAGGCCCGAGGTGAGGACGGCCTCGCCCACCTGCACCACTTCCTGGTTGCTCACGTAGCGGATCAGCGCCCGTCCCGAACCCAGCCCCTGCAGGACTCCCGTCGCGCGGCTCCGCATGAGCATGACGCCCACGGAGGCGTTGGGCGCGTCCGCGGGCAGGACCTTGGACTGCGCGGCGCCCACGGACCACAGCCGGCCCACGATGCCTTCGGGCGCCAAGACGCCCTGGTCCTGCACCAGTTCCAAGTCGCGGCCCCCGTCCAGAATCAGCCCGCCGAAGGCTGCGGGGCGCGTGCTGAACACCACCCGGGCGGCCTTGAGGTCCAGGGGGATCTGCCGCTTGAGACCCAGGAGGCGCACGGCTTCATCGGCTTCCGCCAGGCGCGGACCCTCCTGGGCCGCGAGGGTCCGCGCCTGGGCCAGGTCCGCCGACAGGCGGGCATTCTCGGCGCGGGTCTCCGCGAAGCTGCGCGCGACCTCCCGGCGAGCCGCCCGCCAGGTGGTCCACCGGACGGCGAGGCCCTGGGAGGGGCGGGAGACGGCGTCCGCCACGGTCCAGGCGCGGCCCGACCGCAGCCCGGCCACCACCCACGCGCCGTGGCCCAGCCAGAGAAGGAGCACGGCGTGGCGCTGCCACCCCGTGGGATTCCATCCCCATTTGGACGTGCGGAAGCTCATGGCCCTCCCGGCGGGGGCTAGTCGAGGATCTGGATGCGGCGCAGGAGGGGGATGTTCTCCAGCAGCAGGGCGGTGCCGCGGACCACGGCCGTCTGGGGATCCTCCGCCCGGAAGACCGGGAGGTGGGTCTCCTTCCGCAGGCGCTCGTCCAGCCCCTGGATCAGCGAGCCGCCGCCGGTGAGGCAGATGCCGCGGTCGATGAGGTCGGCCGCCAGCTGGGGCGGGGTCTCGTTGAGGGCCTTGCGGACCAGGTCGATGATCGCGTTGATGGGCTCGGCCAGCGCCTCGCGGATCTCGGCGTCGTTCAGGGTGAGGGTCTTGGGCAGGCCCTCGAACTGGTCCCGGCCACTCACTTCCATGGTGCGGGTCAACTCGGACGGCGAGGCGGAACCCAGGTTCCACTTCACCTCCTCCGCGGAGGCCTCGGAGATCAGCACGTTGTACTTCTCGCGGATGTACTTGATCACCGCCTCGTCCATCTCGTCGCCGGCGATGAGGATGGAATCGGAAAAGACCTTCCCGTTGTAGCTGATGACGGCCACGTCCGTGGTGCCGCCGCCGATGTCGACGATCATGCACCCGCGCTTCTCGTTGATGGCGAGGCCGGCGCCGATGGCCGCCACCATGGTCTGGTCCACGATGAAGACCTCGCCGGCCTTGGCGTCGTAGCAGACCTGCTTCACTGCCCGGCGGGCCACCTGGTGGGCCCGGGGGGGGACGCTCACCACGATGCGCGTGCGGGCGATCCCGCGGTTGGGCCGCGCCTTGGCGATGAACTGCGCGAGCATCTTCTCCGCCGCGTCCACCTCGAAGATCATCCCGTCCTTCATGGGGCGGATGGTCCGCACCCCCTGCGGCGCCCGGCCGAGCAGCTGCTTGGCCTCGTCGCCCACGGCCTCCACTTCGTGCGTGACCGTGTTCACCGCGACGATGGAGGGCTCATAGATGACGATCCGGCCGGCCTGTTTCGTGTGCACCAGCGTGGAAGCGGTGCCCAGGTCGATGGCGAGGTCCGAATTGAAGAGGTTGGACCAGAACTGGCTGGAAAAAAGACTGGCCACAGGCGGCTCCCGGAGAACCTCCTAGAGTGCCATGAACCGCCCCCGCCAGCCACCGCAAGGGCCGGGAGAATCCGAAGCGGCTCTAGGCTCCCGCCGCCAGCAGCTCCTCCACCAGCAGGTCCCCATCCAGGCGCTGCGGAAGCTCCTTGTGGTAGCCGCGGACCCACTGCTTCCCCCCCACCAATATGAACGGAATGGCCCGCTTGCCCGTCTCGGCTTCCAGCTTTTCCGCGGCGCCGGGATCGGCTTCGATGTCCACCTTGCGATGGGCGACGCCGTGCTCGGCCAGCCAGGCCTCCAGCCGCCGGCAATCGGGGCACCACGTGGCTCCGTAGACCGCGAGATCCAATCCGGCCAGCGCTTCGATTCGGCTCATGGGTTCCTCCCGGACCTGTCATTCTGGAGCCTTTGATGCGCTTCGGAGGGAATCCATGTCCAAAATGCTCTTTCGCGCCGGCCTGACTGCGGGAGCGGCTTTCGCCTTGGTCGCCGCGGGCGGCCTCGTGGGATGCAGCAAGGGGAAGCCCGACGCCAGCCGCGTGATCGCCAACATCGGCGGAGACAAGCTGACCGAGGCCGAGTTCCAGGACGTGGTGAAGAGCCTCTCGCCCGACGCCAAGGAAGCCCAGACCTTCCTGACGGATCCCGCCGCCCGCGAGGAGCGCGCCCAGCTCGCCGGCCGGATCGCCATGTCCAAGGCCATCACCTCCTACGCCCACCAGACCGGCCTGGACCAGGATCCCGTGGTGAAGCGCCAGATGGAGCAGCAGCTGGCCAACGTCTACTTCCAGGCCCTCATGCAGCGGCGGCTGGCCAAGGCCGAGCCCACGGAGGAGCAGCTCCTCGCCTTCTACAAGGAGCGCGTGGCCATGCTCCAGGCCCAGGGCCGCAGCCAGGGCGTGCCCCCCTTCGAGACCGTCAAGGGCCAGCTCCCCGAACTGTGGAAGCAGCAGCGGGCCCAGACCCTCAGCCAGGAAATCCAGAAGGAGGTCAAGGCGAAGGTGCCCGTGACCCTGGCGGACGACTACCGGCCCGCGGCGGAATAGCCTCGCCTCCATCGCAACGAGGGCCCCGAATCGGGGCCCTCGTTGCGTTTGGGTCAGCCCTTCCCCAACCGGGCCGATTGATCCAGGACCTCCTTCAGGGCCTTTTTCGCGGCCGCGGGCTGGCGCTTCTGCTGCGCTTCCCGGAATCGCGCCAGGGAGGCTTCGAGCCCCGGCCCCGCCGCCGGATACAGGGCCACCACCGGCTTGAAGGGGGCATCCACGCCGGGGATCAGGTTCCACTGGCCATCGTCCACGGCGCACCACGCCATCATCGCCATCCGTTCCGCCTGGCGCACATCTTGATCCGCCGATTTCGCCTGCCGGCCCGCCAGGGTGTTCGCCAGCCCCAGCGCTCCCACGGCCTGCTCGCGGGGCTTCATGGTCCCCATCGCCTTCACCTGCCGGTCGAACGCCGTCACCTCCGCCGCGGACAGGGTCTTGCCTAGGCCCGGCTTCGCGCGCTCCCACGCGGCCTTTCCCTGCGCGATCAATCCGCGCATGGCGCCACGGCGCCCTTCCACCAGCGCCCGGGCCACCGCTTCGAACGAGCCCTGAGCCTCCGCCAGCGCGGGCGGCCCCGCAGGCGCCTGAACGACCTGGGCGGGAGGAACGAGCAGCAACACCATGGGGGCCTCCGAAGCTCCACCTTAACAAAGGCGGAATGAGCGCCTGGCTGAAGCTCCTCAGGAGTTCCGCCCTGTCCGTGCCTGGAGAGGGCTGTGATTCCGATCCCGTCTCACCAAAACAAAGGCCCCGAAAGGGGGCCTTTGTTTTGGTGCCTGGAGACGGAATCGAACCGCCGACACATGGATTTTCAGTCCATTGCTCTACCAACTGAGCTACCCAGGCGGGAAGACTCAGAATAGCAGGCACAGCCGCATTTTCAAGTGCGGAGAGCGAGAGGATTGGTGCATCCTCTATGGTTCGAGTTCCGTTCGGAAGCAGAGGTTCGCCATGGCCCGTGCCCCCAAAAACCGTGAGATCCAAGTCCAGAAGCCCGCCCAGAGCCTGGCGCACTTCCAGACCAAGCTGGGGAGAGGGGAAGAGGAGACCGGGAACCTGCTGAAGCCGGTCCTCATCGGGGCGGGTTCCCTCGTTGCGCTGGGACTGCTCTACGGCGGATGGAGCGCCTACCGCACCCAGGCCGCGGAGAAGCACGAGGCCGCGGTGGCCGCCCTCCAGATGGAGGTGGAAGGCGACGGGATCACGCCCGTGCCCGCCGCCGAAGTGGAGAAGCGGATGCGCGAGCGCGTGAGCCGCCTGGAGGCGCTCGCCGCCTCGGCGCCCTCCTCCGGCAAGGCCGCCACCGAGGGCCTGCTGGCCAGCTGGCGCCTGGCGCTGGAGGGCAAGGCCGCGGCACCTGCCACGGCCACCGATCCCTGGAGCCGCATCCGGCTGGCTCAGCGCGCCGTGGCTCTGGGCCAGGCCGCCGCGGCCCGCGCGCAGCTCGATTCCCTTCGCGCCTCCGCCCAGCCCGGCGAAGCCTGGGCCGAGGCGTTCTGGTCCTGCCAGATGGAGGCCAACCGCCTCGCCGGCGACCGCGCCCAGGCCCTGAAGGACCTCGCGGAGTACAAGGCCCGCTTCAAGGGCCGCGGCGACGCTGATTCCATGGAGCGCCTGGTCCAGAGCATCTGAGCCGCGCCGTCTGAAAGGGGGACATCCCATGCGGATGTACGACCTCATCTATACGAAGAAGCTCGGCGGCGCACTGACGCCCGGACAGATCGCCTTCTGGGTGAAGGGAGCCGCCGACGGCACCATCGCCGATGAGCAGAGCGCGGCCCTCCTCATGGCCATCTGCTGGCGCGGGATGACCACCGAGGAGACCCTGGCCCTCACCCTCGCCATGCGCGATTCCGGAACGCGGATGGACCTGTCCTCCGTCCCCGGAATCAAGGTGGACAAGCACAGCACCGGCGGCGTGGGCGACAAGACCACCCTGATTCTCGGGCCCATCGTCGCCGCCTGCGGCGTCCCCTGCCCCATGTTCAGCGGCCGGGGCCTGGGCCACACGGGCGGGACCATCGACAAGTTCGCCTCCATCCCGGGCCTGAAGGTGGAACTCACCGACGCGGAGTTCCTGCGCAGCCTGCGGGAGACGCGCTTCGCCAACTCCGCGCCCACCGGCGACATCGCCCCCGCCGACAAGAAGCTCTACGCCCTGCGCGACGTGACGGCCACGGTCGAGAGCATCCCCCTGATCACCGCCAGCATCATGTCGAAGAAGCTGGCCGGCGGCGCGGACGCCCTGGTCCTGGACGTGAAGTGCGGCCCCGGCGCCTTCATGAAGACCCTGGAGGAGGCCCGCACGCTGGCCGAAAGCATGGTGGCCGTCGGGAAGGCGCACGGAATGCGGATCCGCGCCCTGATCACGCGCATGGACGCGCCCCTCGGCTGGGCCATCGGGAACGCCCTGGAGGTCATGGAGTCCGTGGAGATCCTCCGCGGCGAGCACGCCGACTCCGAGCTCGCCCAGATGAGCTTCCGCCTGGCCGCGGAGATGCTGCTCCTGGGCGGCGCCGCGACCACGCTCGAAGAGGCCGAAACCAAGGTCCAGACCACCCTCCGCGACGGCTCCGCCCTGGAGACGCTCCGCCGCTTCGTGGCCCTCAACGGCGGTGACGCCAAAGCCCTCGACGATTTCAGCCGCCTCCCGCAGCCGGGCCAGGCGATCGAAGTCCGCGCCGACCGCGCCGGCTACATTCAGGCCATCGACGGCCGCGCCCTCGGCCTCCTCGCCATGGAACTGGGCGCCGGCCGGAAGGACCGCAACGACGTGCTGGACCTCGGCGTGGGGATCCGCGTGCATGCGGCCGTGGGGCAGGAGGTGAAG comes from the Geothrix sp. 21YS21S-4 genome and includes:
- a CDS encoding glutaredoxin family protein, encoding MSRIEALAGLDLAVYGATWCPDCRRLEAWLAEHGVAHRKVDIEADPGAAEKLEAETGKRAIPFILVGGKQWVRGYHKELPQRLDGDLLVEELLAAGA
- the rodA gene encoding rod shape-determining protein RodA yields the protein MRERLRALDPRLLWVILALMLLGTLTLFSAGRNTPQAGIWLKQSVWNVLGLLLMLLLANTDPRRIFRYSFPAYLLGLVALAAVLVVGKKIGGATRWFVIAGQTFQPSELMKWVTLLYVAQRLGSRPPDTVGRLELFGAVGLVAFPMLLVQRQPDLGMALSFLPILVIIPLMKGLRARWVMALLLLITVGGFGAWKFALKPYQKQRVMIFLDPSSDLQGKGYQVNQSRIAIGSGGLIGKGFTSGSQTQLNFLPVKTTDFAFSVWAEERGFVGVLIALGLFGLLLVRILEAARGAHTHAEAYFCAGAAGVFALHLMVNVGMVAGALPNKGMVLPFFSAGGSSTLSFFLALGLIMGILHRARVK
- the mreC gene encoding rod shape-determining protein MreC, with amino-acid sequence MSFRTSKWGWNPTGWQRHAVLLLWLGHGAWVVAGLRSGRAWTVADAVSRPSQGLAVRWTTWRAARREVARSFAETRAENARLSADLAQARTLAAQEGPRLAEADEAVRLLGLKRQIPLDLKAARVVFSTRPAAFGGLILDGGRDLELVQDQGVLAPEGIVGRLWSVGAAQSKVLPADAPNASVGVMLMRSRATGVLQGLGSGRALIRYVSNQEVVQVGEAVLTSGLDRVFPRGLLVGYVAEVAPGDLELRVIVNLSAPLDRLSAVLILPSQPPLEVQPPFVAPDQKPPRKKGAP
- a CDS encoding thymidine phosphorylase, which produces MRMYDLIYTKKLGGALTPGQIAFWVKGAADGTIADEQSAALLMAICWRGMTTEETLALTLAMRDSGTRMDLSSVPGIKVDKHSTGGVGDKTTLILGPIVAACGVPCPMFSGRGLGHTGGTIDKFASIPGLKVELTDAEFLRSLRETRFANSAPTGDIAPADKKLYALRDVTATVESIPLITASIMSKKLAGGADALVLDVKCGPGAFMKTLEEARTLAESMVAVGKAHGMRIRALITRMDAPLGWAIGNALEVMESVEILRGEHADSELAQMSFRLAAEMLLLGGAATTLEEAETKVQTTLRDGSALETLRRFVALNGGDAKALDDFSRLPQPGQAIEVRADRAGYIQAIDGRALGLLAMELGAGRKDRNDVLDLGVGIRVHAAVGQEVKEDDLLFTLFTKAGAQPDHAAYQATIQWNEGTISPSSWLLATIA
- the mrdA gene encoding penicillin-binding protein 2: MDARRRPALDRRLGVFKALAWSLVALLVSIYAWLQLVRHGEFRQLALQQAVKVRPIAAPRGLVLDRNGHRLVDNRRALHLVIQREDLPGRPEVVEALAQALELDAAALARKIQIYRTAGKGRPLVLKENLDDAGIALAERVRARFPFLSVDVAPRRVYLGDELAGHVLGYVGEVDEELMKAKPGLFRLGETIGKEGFEASGNDRLKGVDGQRRILVDQLGTEVANFGQEDASAGRSLFLTLDAGLQKVVQDAYGEEAGAAVVLDLRDGGVLAMYSSPSYDPNLFLNRLSQDMVDRYLNNPTRPMINRAIQGIYAPGSTFKLLVALAAMEKGIATPQTVIYCAGKKNYYGRDFRCDKPTGHGGLNMVQAIAQSCDVYFYELASRMDVDDIYATAEKYGLTERTGIDLPREKRTRIPSRAWKRKAVPKDPKWYAGETISVGIGQGAVGVTPIGLARFYALLATRGKLITPHLFYGFRGDRADGLEPVPPPPFKDTPLDARYWETLNEGLAEVVQSGTAAANPFIREIAREIPFAGKTGTAQVATFVDKSHYARQAKHLKDHALFAGYAPRDNPQIAFAVVVENAGFGSTAAAPIAAKVVKYWFSDRLSNPLPPPRGRLVDPFAPAAQEPAE
- a CDS encoding rod shape-determining protein, which encodes MASLFSSQFWSNLFNSDLAIDLGTASTLVHTKQAGRIVIYEPSIVAVNTVTHEVEAVGDEAKQLLGRAPQGVRTIRPMKDGMIFEVDAAEKMLAQFIAKARPNRGIARTRIVVSVPPRAHQVARRAVKQVCYDAKAGEVFIVDQTMVAAIGAGLAINEKRGCMIVDIGGGTTDVAVISYNGKVFSDSILIAGDEMDEAVIKYIREKYNVLISEASAEEVKWNLGSASPSELTRTMEVSGRDQFEGLPKTLTLNDAEIREALAEPINAIIDLVRKALNETPPQLAADLIDRGICLTGGGSLIQGLDERLRKETHLPVFRAEDPQTAVVRGTALLLENIPLLRRIQILD